A section of the Etheostoma cragini isolate CJK2018 chromosome 12, CSU_Ecrag_1.0, whole genome shotgun sequence genome encodes:
- the LOC117953850 gene encoding uncharacterized protein LOC117953850 — protein sequence MHFLGIALLMLCDLSMGYPVPIDTIIVQVQQWGVVGAQQVEQQVLLNGVSLTGKNQEVESIIQTMSAEAQLPTLIGINQTSVLRNHIVLRSRECILEGSQLHWTDRVFYDGKVYLTLNHSDTWTAHVPEALAFKVLWDQEEKRLKTARTPLQEGCIKLMRELMLSEEQSVPEIPLPQFLIPILALLAFVGIIVISLLLFKNQGSRHPGGVIGSIIHYPKDMTETAPDIKASGYHTL from the exons atgcattttcttgGCATTGCCTTGCTAATGTTATGCGACCTATCAATGGGTTATCCTGTACCTATAG ATACCATCATAGTGCAGGTCCAGCAGTGGGGCGTGGTGGGTGCTCAGCAGGTCGAGCAGCAGGTCCTTCTCAATGGAGTCTCTCTTACTGGCAAAAACCAGGAAGTTGAAAGCATTATCCAAACCATGTCCGCTGAAGCACAACTTCCAACTCTAATCGGTATCAACCAGACTTCAGTTCTAA GAAATCACATTGTCCTTCGTTCTCGCGAATGCATACTGGAGGGGTCTCAGCTGCACTGGACCGACCGAGTGTTCTATGATGGGAAGGTCTATCTGACTCTGAACCACTCTGACACGTGGACAGCCCATGTACCGGAAGCACTGgcctttaaagtgctgtgggaCCAGGAAGAGAAGAGGCTAAAGACGGCGAGGACCCCCCTTCAGGAGGGATGCATCAAGCTGATGAGAGAACTGATGCTTTCTGAGGAGCAGTCAG tTCCAGAAATTCCTTTGCCTCAGTTTCTGATCCCAATCTTGGCGCTCCTGGCGTTTGTAGGAATAATCGTAATCAGCCTCCTTCTCTTCAAAAACCAGG GTTCGCGACACCCTGGAG GTGTTATTGGCTCGATCATACATTACCCTAAAGACATGACTGAAACAGCTCCAGACATAAAAGCCAGTGGTTACCATACCTTGTAA
- the cdc20 gene encoding cell division cycle protein 20 homolog, producing the protein MAQFGFENDIHSILKLDMPITNAPMARWQRKASSSNPSALNGLSPGKSANVSLSSSKTPSKTPGKNKKQTPSKMGGDRFIPTRNSKQMDVASFLLSKENEPVDTNNPAGTSESQKAWSMSLNGYNIEDAKILHLGGKPLNAPEGYQNNLKVLYSQGATPASVKKTRYISSTPDKILDAPDLRNDFYLNLIDWSSRNVLAVALHNSVYLLDASQGDITLLMKLDSDDVYICSLSWTKEGTYLAIGTSDCKVQLWDVYNQKRLRSMASHTSRVASLSWNDHVLSSGSRSGHIHHHDVRVAEHHIFTLTGHSQEVCGLKWSPDGRYLASGGNDNLVYVWPRMQEGTTSNSVQCWSDHQGAVKALAWCPWQPNILASGGGTSDRHIRIWNVNSGSCISSLDTQSQISSLLFSPNYKELVSAHGYAHNNVVIWKYPALTRVAELKGHEDRVLSLILSPDCSTIATVAGDETIRMWKSFEVDPVKKAKERLVKSTSGVIHQSIR; encoded by the exons ATGGCGCAGTTTGGGTTTGAGAACGACATCCATAGCATCTTAAAGCTGGATATGCCCATCACAAACGCTCCCATGGCAAGGTGGCAGAGGAAGGCCAGCTCATCTAACCCATCCGCCTTGAACGGGTTGTCGCCTGGCAAATCTGCCAATGTGTCGCTCAGTTCATCAAAAACACCGAGCAAAACACCAG GCAAAAATAAGAAGCAGACCCCCTCTAAGATGGGGGGCGACCGCTTCATTCCAACCAGAAACAGCAAACAAATGGATGTGGCAAGTTTTCTTCTCTCAAAAGAGAATGAGCCTGTGGACACAAACAATCCAGCGGGAACATCA GAAAGTCAGAAAGCCTGGTCCATGTCACTAAATGGATACAACATTGAAGATGCAAAGATACTTCACCTTGGAGGGAAACCACTGAATGCTCCAGAAG GTTACCAAAATAACTTGAAAGTCCTCTACAGTCAGGGTGCAACCCCTGCCTCTGTCAAAAAGACAAGATACATATCTTCAACTCCTGACAAAATCCTGGATGCTCCTGATCTTCGAAATGATTTCT ATTTGAATCTGATTGACTGGAGCAGTCGAAATGTTCTTGCTGTGGCACTTCATAACAGTGTTTATCTGTTGGATGCCTCTCAAGGAGACATCACTCTTCTGATGAAGTTGGACAGTGATGATGTCTACATCTGCTCACTATCCTGGACCAAAGAGGGAACCTATCTAGCTATCGGCACCAGTGACTGCAAAGTTCAG ttgtgGGATGTTTACAACCAGAAGCGTCTACGCAGCATGGCCAGCCATACGTCTAGAGTTGCTTCCCTGAGCTGGAATGACCATGTTCTCTCCAG TGGGTCGAGATCAGGACACATCCACCATCATGATGTGAGGGTGGCAGAACACCACATCTTCACCCTCACTGGTCACTCACAGGAGGTGTGTGGGCTAAAGTGGTCACCTGATGGGCGATATCTGGCCAGTGGAGGCAATGATAACTTGGTTTATGTATGGCCACGTATGCAGGAGGGCACCACCAGCAACTCAGTCCAATGCTGGAGTGATCATCAAGGAGCTGTGAAG GCTTTGGCCTGGTGTCCGTGGCAGCCCAACATCCTCGCATCTGGAGGTGGTACCAGTGACCGTCACATCCGCATCTGGAACGTTAACAGTGGCTCCTGCATCAGTTCACTTGACACTCAGTCCCAG atctCCTCACTGTTGTTTTCACCCAACTACAAAGAACTTGTCTCTGCCCATGGATATGCCCACAACAATGTTGTTATCTGGAAGTATCCTGCTCTAACCAGGGTTGCAGAGCTCAAGG GCCACGAGGACCGAGTTCTCAGTTTGATTCTGAGCCCTGATTGCTCAACTATTGCGACTGTTGCTGGAGATGAGACTATCCGCATGTGGAAGAGCTTTGAAGTGGATCCTGTTAAGAAGGCCAAGGAGAGGCTGGTCAAGTCAACTAGCGGTGTAATTCATCAGTCAATCAGATAG